The sequence below is a genomic window from Phoenix dactylifera cultivar Barhee BC4 chromosome 8, palm_55x_up_171113_PBpolish2nd_filt_p, whole genome shotgun sequence.
CAACAAAATTGTCAGTCTTCAATTATTCCCCAAATAACTCCTAGTCTTCCATCACAAAATTTTTTTACATGATCTATGGGCATGAAACACTCACCGATCCTTCCTTTTCTCAAGGAATCTATGGAGGGAATTCCTTCTTGCTATTGGCATATCTGTTGTTCAACAAGAAATATATCATTATTAGCTATAATAATGGACAATAATATTAAATCATGAATAGATCTAACTGGATGCTATAGAACTAGGTTGAAAGCTAGTTATAAAACATTCTTAGAACACAAATGCAAGCAAGTCTGCAATAACCTTGACCTAAATGGGCACAAAATGTTAAAAGATTTATCTTTAACTGGCGGAATAAGATTGAGAAATGATTGTTACCTGAAGCATTGGCTTCGGCAGGTTTTGGCATGCTATTTTGAAGCACCACTGGTTGGCTGCCGGGGATGGATGCAATGTTAGAGCTATTCTGGTGAGAGAAATCGACTCTTGCAGCCGTTGAGGAAGGGGTGGTCAAACCCAAATTTTGAGTTTGAGCAGCTAAGCTCTCCTTCATTGCCATCTGCATCAAATCCTTGACCTTTTCCGCCGGAAACTTGTCGAAAACCAACACCTTTCCGCCGTAGAAAATCGTCAGCTGATTCTTCGCTGGCTCCCTGCATGAATCAAAGGCAGGGGAATTAAGTTCGTGAGAAAATAAGATCTTGTGCTgacttttttgttttgtttttgggAATTAGGAATCAAGGGTCTTACTTAGTATGTGAACTCATGCTAGATTCCCCCTTGGCCGGGGCAACAAGAGAGTCAACGCCGGCGTGCTGGGGGAAAAGATCCATAGATTTTGGAGCAGGTTGGTCTGCGCCATTTTCGGAATGGAGTTCTTCCCACACATCAACCCCTGGCATCAGTTTCATGGTGGCGGGCGCCCGAATTATTCCTGCAATTAGATTTATTTAAAAAGTTTAGGATATACCTGAATTTAATGCGATAAGGGAGTCAAGTGTGCAGATAAAAATTCAAAccccaaaaaaaaggagaaaaaaaagggaaatcaGTTAAAGAAAGTTATAAGAGCTACATAACAGAACATGAAAATCCAGAATAAaatctatatataaaaaaaaacttagattCCACcgaattttctctatttttcaaatttcaagtAAGAAGATATTTTGAGGAAGTacaaaaaaaatggagaaacCTAAGCTTGAACCGGATACAATTTTGCTAGATCATTTGTAatttaaataaagaagaaaacagtttgaggaaatttttttttttaaaaaaatcgagAATCGAATCTAACAAATATATTTCTCCGATTCCAATAAAGTCAACGAAGAAATCCACCCCATAATCTACCAAATCTGATATAAAAATCTCAACAAAATAAGGAACAAGTAGAACAACGAGAACATTGGACACAAAAATCTCACCTCTCACTTGTTCGACAGGCCGAGGGGCGATTTCGAGGCCCAGGTCGCGAAAGCTTCCCTTCTCCTTCAAGTACTGCCTCAAGAGGCCACAGGTGACAGAGAAGTTGGATTTCTCCCCCGTCTTCTCTGCTCTCTTCCCCATCTTATCCGCcatcctttctctcttctcttctcctctccaactcttctctttttattcctcctccctcttttcCTTCCTACCGTTCCTTTTCctgtttctttctctcttcaacCTCTTTAATTCCTTCTCTGAGTTTCCTGGCCTCGCCTTATACTTCCTGTGCTgtcagagagaaagagagagagagatatagaGAAGGGAAGGGGGGG
It includes:
- the LOC103709327 gene encoding protein TIFY 10a, which gives rise to MADKMGKRAEKTGEKSNFSVTCGLLRQYLKEKGSFRDLGLEIAPRPVEQVRGIIRAPATMKLMPGVDVWEELHSENGADQPAPKSMDLFPQHAGVDSLVAPAKGESSMSSHTKEPAKNQLTIFYGGKVLVFDKFPAEKVKDLMQMAMKESLAAQTQNLGLTTPSSTAARVDFSHQNSSNIASIPGSQPVVLQNSMPKPAEANASDMPIARRNSLHRFLEKRKDRINTKAPYQANAAAAASSAAKSEDSKSWLGLGRPVSKPENSDSVGKR